The following are encoded in a window of Roseivirga misakiensis genomic DNA:
- a CDS encoding sigma-54-dependent transcriptional regulator — MTKEDAKILVLDDDQGVLYTAKMILKQHFETVIIEKDPLKLDFLLNQHNYDVIVLDMNFSYGLTSGKEGIKLLRKILAKDPNAHVLMNTAYGEIDIAVEAMKEGAVDFLVKPWQKEKLLATVQSICKLSKTKKQVQELKTSQKIVVKDQQREFEDIISVSPTMKPIFEAINKVAETDANVLILGENGTGKELIARAIHNRSLRADENFIKVDLGAVSETLFESELFGHVKGAFTDAREDRPGRFEMAHGGTLFLDEIGNLSLAMQAKLLTALQFKQISRVGSNKAINLDTRLICATNMPLYDMIVESEFRQDLLYRINTVEIKLPPLRDRIEDIEPLARHFLKMYGKKYRKEKMRLNDTTLNKLKKYSWPGNVRELQHAIERAVIMANSPLLAPEDFLLIERPTQNVIATDNYNIEEMEKQAIQNAVRNAEGNLTKAAQTLGLGRSTLYRKMSKYGL, encoded by the coding sequence ATGACTAAAGAGGACGCCAAAATTTTGGTACTGGATGATGATCAGGGAGTGCTTTACACTGCGAAAATGATCCTTAAGCAGCATTTTGAAACAGTAATCATAGAAAAAGACCCACTTAAGTTAGACTTCCTTTTAAATCAGCATAACTACGATGTAATAGTGCTGGATATGAATTTTTCATACGGCCTCACAAGTGGAAAAGAAGGTATTAAGCTACTTCGAAAGATATTGGCCAAAGATCCGAATGCACATGTGCTGATGAACACCGCCTACGGAGAAATTGATATCGCTGTAGAAGCGATGAAAGAAGGAGCTGTTGACTTTTTAGTTAAACCTTGGCAAAAAGAAAAGTTATTGGCCACTGTTCAGTCTATTTGCAAATTGAGTAAGACCAAAAAGCAGGTTCAGGAATTAAAGACTAGTCAAAAAATCGTCGTCAAAGATCAACAACGTGAGTTTGAGGATATCATTAGTGTCAGTCCCACCATGAAGCCTATTTTTGAGGCAATTAACAAGGTAGCCGAAACTGATGCGAACGTTTTAATCTTAGGTGAAAATGGTACGGGTAAAGAGTTAATTGCACGAGCCATTCATAATAGATCATTAAGAGCAGATGAGAATTTTATAAAAGTAGATTTAGGAGCAGTTTCCGAGACACTTTTTGAATCTGAACTATTCGGACATGTCAAAGGAGCTTTTACCGATGCTCGAGAAGATAGGCCGGGTAGATTTGAAATGGCCCATGGTGGAACTTTATTTCTTGACGAAATTGGTAACCTATCCTTGGCTATGCAGGCTAAACTTTTGACAGCACTCCAATTCAAACAGATATCAAGAGTTGGCTCGAATAAAGCGATCAATTTGGATACACGCTTAATCTGTGCTACCAATATGCCTTTGTACGATATGATTGTTGAAAGCGAATTTCGACAAGATTTACTCTATCGCATAAACACGGTCGAGATCAAGTTGCCACCATTACGTGATCGGATCGAAGATATAGAACCATTAGCCAGACATTTCCTTAAAATGTATGGCAAGAAGTATCGTAAAGAAAAAATGCGGTTGAATGATACTACGCTAAACAAACTAAAAAAATACTCGTGGCCAGGTAATGTCCGTGAATTGCAGCATGCCATAGAAAGGGCGGTTATTATGGCCAATTCTCCCCTATTAGCGCCGGAAGATTTCCTATTAATAGAAAGACCGACACAGAATGTCATTGCTACGGATAACTACAACATAGAGGAAATGGAGAAACAAGCCATCCAAAATGCAGTCAGAAATGCGGAAGGCAACCTTACAAAAGCGGCCCAAACTTTGGGACTAGGTAGAAGTACTCTTTATAGAAAGATGTCGAAATATGGACTCTAA
- a CDS encoding ABC transporter permease gives MFKNYFKAAFRIHVKNKLYSFINFIGLSVSLMMCFLVFLFVQDEFSYDNFHKSGDELFLFHAIKYKADNPQMEAGFWDVEPLKDVQKSYTTNLPFLNEIKSRVPEVENIILVEYSGIETLKSGKKSRETAHYVDADFFDHFSFDFIQGDGEVALDDQSSAVITTEFAMKHYGTTDVVGKDLVTNGEPNKIYIVTGVIDLPHNTMFNFNVVLRVENSYYYKEHADDWNYFAISAFFKLKDPSQIATVNTKVRDIWLERNNAETLDGQRKRLKLSADNPVQEYGLKNVSDVYLDPTIRYYKSSSPLYSYILIAISAVILIIASINYLSISIASSASRRVEIAVRKVVGANVSQLKFQFYIEAIALTLLSVIGGFTLMQGFLPKFNDFASKSLQPSVSENIMLLGYGLLFGLLISIIAGGYPAQVLSRFKVISGLKGQTSSRVSPALIKGMMIFQFTLCLVFISVTLVMQKQFKYINQKDLGFDKDQVVMVGGLWGKSHLVKQVLEKSSAVEHAGNSNGIFIGGSGFGITVLNGVEHRIRRVGVDEDFLQTLDIQFVDRQGFPAPKEGELVVGKNYVNETYFDLLEADTAMFKSMNSYIGGVVKDFHFESLQTAMYPISFDLRESSNLSSLFVKLKGGNVDQGIADVKAAYEEVVGEPLAEVRFMEDFLANRYKDSRRWQHIIQSSTTIGILIACIGLFGLTGINMSNRIKEISIRKVLGADFGEIAYLLNRQTLMLIIVSAIISIPIAYQLMSSWLDGFAYHVDISPELFMIAMLVLLFIALGTVLFHSIKSVRTNPAQVLRND, from the coding sequence ATGTTTAAAAACTACTTCAAGGCAGCATTTAGGATTCACGTTAAAAACAAGCTCTATTCATTCATCAACTTTATTGGTCTTTCGGTATCGCTAATGATGTGTTTTCTTGTTTTTTTATTCGTCCAGGATGAGTTCAGTTACGACAATTTTCACAAGAGCGGTGATGAACTCTTTTTGTTTCACGCCATCAAGTACAAAGCTGATAATCCTCAAATGGAGGCTGGATTTTGGGATGTTGAACCACTGAAAGACGTCCAAAAGTCATACACTACTAACCTACCTTTTTTGAATGAGATCAAATCTAGAGTACCTGAGGTGGAAAATATCATCCTAGTGGAGTACTCTGGCATTGAAACTTTGAAAAGTGGCAAAAAGTCTAGAGAAACTGCGCATTATGTGGACGCTGATTTTTTCGATCACTTTAGTTTCGATTTTATACAGGGTGATGGGGAAGTGGCATTGGATGACCAGAGTAGTGCGGTCATTACCACAGAATTCGCGATGAAGCATTATGGTACCACCGATGTAGTTGGTAAGGATTTGGTTACAAATGGCGAGCCCAACAAGATATACATTGTTACTGGTGTGATTGACCTTCCACATAATACCATGTTCAATTTTAATGTGGTCTTGCGGGTAGAGAACTCTTATTACTATAAAGAGCATGCGGATGACTGGAATTACTTTGCTATTTCAGCCTTTTTTAAACTGAAAGACCCTTCGCAAATAGCTACAGTAAATACTAAAGTAAGAGACATCTGGTTAGAGCGAAACAATGCTGAGACCCTTGATGGTCAGCGTAAACGTCTAAAGCTTTCTGCTGACAATCCTGTGCAAGAATATGGTCTTAAAAATGTGAGTGATGTTTATCTAGACCCGACCATACGGTATTATAAGTCATCATCTCCGCTTTACTCGTACATCTTAATTGCTATCTCAGCAGTAATTTTAATCATAGCGAGTATTAACTACCTGTCGATTAGCATTGCATCATCGGCAAGTCGTCGAGTTGAAATTGCAGTACGTAAAGTGGTGGGTGCCAATGTATCGCAGCTCAAGTTTCAATTCTATATTGAAGCTATAGCGCTGACTCTATTATCAGTTATAGGCGGTTTTACATTGATGCAAGGCTTTTTACCGAAGTTCAACGATTTCGCTAGCAAATCGCTTCAGCCAAGCGTAAGTGAAAACATCATGTTACTAGGTTATGGCCTGCTGTTCGGGTTACTTATCTCAATTATTGCGGGCGGATATCCCGCTCAAGTATTATCGCGGTTTAAAGTTATTTCAGGTCTAAAAGGGCAAACATCTAGCCGTGTAAGTCCAGCATTGATCAAGGGAATGATGATTTTTCAATTCACGCTATGCCTGGTATTTATTTCTGTCACATTGGTCATGCAAAAGCAGTTTAAATATATCAATCAAAAGGATTTGGGCTTTGATAAAGATCAGGTAGTGATGGTTGGTGGTTTATGGGGTAAGTCTCATTTAGTAAAACAGGTACTTGAAAAGTCATCGGCTGTAGAGCACGCGGGAAACAGTAACGGCATTTTCATTGGTGGAAGCGGCTTTGGCATAACGGTTTTAAATGGCGTAGAACATAGAATTAGACGTGTAGGAGTGGACGAAGACTTTTTACAAACACTTGACATACAATTCGTGGATCGTCAAGGGTTTCCCGCTCCAAAAGAAGGAGAATTGGTAGTTGGAAAAAACTATGTGAATGAGACTTATTTCGATTTATTAGAAGCCGATACTGCCATGTTTAAATCTATGAATTCGTATATCGGAGGTGTAGTAAAAGACTTTCATTTTGAGTCCCTTCAAACAGCGATGTACCCTATAAGCTTCGATTTAAGAGAGTCAAGCAATTTGTCTTCACTTTTCGTGAAATTAAAGGGAGGCAATGTAGATCAAGGAATTGCTGATGTTAAAGCTGCTTATGAAGAGGTAGTTGGTGAGCCACTCGCAGAGGTTCGGTTTATGGAAGATTTTCTTGCAAATCGATATAAAGACAGTAGGCGTTGGCAGCATATTATACAGTCATCTACCACTATAGGTATTCTAATTGCCTGTATTGGGCTTTTTGGATTGACTGGTATCAATATGTCCAATCGCATTAAGGAGATTAGTATTCGTAAAGTGTTAGGTGCCGATTTTGGTGAGATTGCATATTTACTCAATCGGCAGACCTTAATGCTCATTATTGTGTCTGCTATTATCTCCATACCTATTGCTTATCAACTTATGTCTAGTTGGCTCGATGGCTTTGCATACCATGTAGATATTTCACCGGAATTATTCATGATTGCCATGCTCGTCCTACTATTCATCGCATTAGGAACTGTATTGTTCCATTCTATTAAGTCAGTAAGAACAAATCCAGCACAAGTACTTAGAAACGACTAA
- a CDS encoding ABC transporter permease, with amino-acid sequence MLRNYFKTTLRSLKKNRLFSFINILGLSIGITASTLILQYAFNELNVDRFHKNSANIYRVMNERFEGERMIQRGQITYSAVGKQMFEDYPEIVDYFTLSTFGQNVVAHNQQSVKIPFTILVEPSFFKVFSFDVLAGNPATVFDAKRKMVVSESTAKKLFPGDNESWEEHLGKIIEMGSSRLEYELVGVIEDAPENSSLQYQIILSRATTFDFFQDAEFSWNGSDYFHYILLDDKADVAALEAKFEDFSQKYFKGDQVTGTFEKFHLQPLEDVYLYSDYEYENHTTASGSMVWTLILVAAFILAMAWINYINLATSKSLQRAKEVGVRKVVGASKGQLINQFLVESLILNFLAFVLAVTLVQVSQNFFNTLVGRDLSLLSFLNLELNGLPVYFWMLGFLILGSILSGIYPAFVLSSFQASQSLKGEFSKSSKGQRLRKTLVVFQFALSIALIAGTILVYQQTNFMRNQDLGVNMNRVITVEPPSLNTFDSTFVDKVHQFAYKLEENPRVQRVGTSSMILGQRLPRTFNVRTSPESEGRMLNRIHANYGFLEVYEVELLAGRNFVRTDHNADFNLVKGTILNEKATKLLGFESPIDAVGTKISYFGRDWEIVGVTADFHHRSLKESIEPIMIVPFMSGGNDVYHVRVDGSNLQETIAYLEKSFNDFYPNDIFEYNFMDSRFERQYEADKQFGSVFNLFSVLAILIACLGLFGLAGYSAIQKTKEIGIRKVLGATIPNILQLLSKDFILLIALASGIGLPLVYWGATEWLSGFEYQTKIGVLFFVIPIISVIVVSLLIIFGQTFKTAKSNPINSLRQE; translated from the coding sequence ATGCTCAGAAATTACTTCAAAACAACACTTAGGTCACTCAAGAAAAATAGACTTTTTTCCTTCATTAATATTTTGGGGCTGTCTATCGGAATTACGGCATCTACGCTCATTCTCCAATATGCCTTTAATGAACTCAATGTGGATCGTTTCCACAAGAATTCGGCGAATATCTATCGCGTCATGAATGAAAGGTTCGAAGGGGAAAGAATGATTCAAAGAGGCCAGATTACATACTCAGCCGTGGGTAAGCAAATGTTTGAAGATTACCCTGAAATCGTCGATTATTTCACGTTAAGCACATTCGGTCAAAATGTAGTAGCCCATAATCAGCAAAGTGTAAAAATACCCTTCACTATTCTGGTTGAGCCGAGTTTTTTCAAGGTGTTTTCTTTTGATGTTTTGGCTGGAAATCCAGCAACAGTTTTCGATGCCAAAAGAAAAATGGTTGTTTCAGAGAGTACTGCGAAAAAACTATTCCCTGGAGATAATGAAAGTTGGGAAGAACACTTGGGTAAGATTATAGAAATGGGTTCTAGTCGGCTGGAGTACGAACTGGTCGGGGTGATCGAAGATGCTCCCGAAAATTCTAGCCTTCAATATCAAATTATTCTTTCAAGAGCAACCACATTTGACTTTTTTCAAGATGCCGAGTTTAGCTGGAATGGGTCAGACTATTTTCATTATATCTTATTAGATGACAAGGCAGATGTAGCTGCGCTAGAAGCTAAATTTGAAGATTTCAGTCAAAAGTATTTTAAAGGAGATCAAGTAACTGGAACTTTTGAAAAGTTTCATTTACAGCCACTTGAAGACGTTTATCTTTATTCGGACTACGAATATGAAAACCATACAACGGCGAGTGGTAGCATGGTTTGGACGCTTATTCTAGTGGCCGCATTTATTTTGGCCATGGCTTGGATTAACTATATCAATTTGGCTACTTCCAAATCACTACAGCGTGCCAAAGAAGTAGGTGTAAGAAAAGTAGTAGGGGCAAGCAAGGGGCAGCTAATCAATCAGTTTTTAGTAGAGTCATTGATTCTCAATTTTCTTGCATTCGTTTTAGCCGTCACCTTGGTTCAGGTATCCCAAAACTTCTTTAACACACTGGTAGGAAGAGACCTGAGCCTTTTAAGTTTTTTAAATTTAGAGTTGAATGGTTTACCAGTGTATTTCTGGATGCTTGGCTTCCTAATCTTAGGATCAATTTTATCTGGAATTTATCCAGCTTTCGTTCTCTCTAGTTTTCAGGCATCACAATCTTTGAAGGGAGAATTTAGTAAGAGTTCTAAAGGACAGCGGCTTAGAAAAACATTGGTTGTTTTTCAATTCGCCTTATCAATTGCGCTTATAGCAGGTACGATTTTAGTCTATCAACAAACCAATTTCATGAGAAATCAAGATTTGGGTGTTAATATGAATCGTGTAATTACGGTAGAGCCGCCATCGCTCAATACATTCGATAGCACTTTTGTCGATAAGGTTCATCAGTTTGCTTATAAACTTGAAGAGAACCCAAGAGTCCAACGCGTAGGAACTTCTAGTATGATCTTGGGACAAAGATTACCAAGAACTTTTAATGTGAGGACTAGTCCTGAAAGCGAGGGCCGTATGCTCAATAGAATCCACGCTAATTATGGTTTCTTGGAGGTTTATGAGGTAGAGTTACTCGCTGGTCGAAACTTTGTAAGAACCGATCACAATGCTGATTTTAACTTGGTTAAGGGTACCATTCTCAACGAAAAGGCTACAAAGCTGCTTGGATTTGAAAGTCCAATAGATGCAGTTGGTACTAAGATTAGTTATTTCGGAAGAGATTGGGAGATCGTAGGAGTGACAGCTGATTTTCATCACAGATCGCTCAAGGAATCGATAGAGCCTATAATGATCGTACCATTTATGAGTGGTGGGAATGACGTGTATCACGTTCGAGTGGATGGTTCAAACCTACAGGAAACGATCGCTTATTTAGAAAAGTCTTTCAACGACTTTTATCCAAACGATATTTTTGAGTACAACTTTATGGATTCCCGATTTGAGCGTCAGTATGAAGCTGACAAACAGTTTGGGTCCGTTTTCAATTTGTTTTCAGTATTAGCTATTCTCATTGCCTGTCTAGGATTATTTGGTCTGGCGGGTTATTCAGCCATCCAAAAGACAAAAGAAATAGGAATTAGAAAAGTTCTAGGCGCTACTATCCCGAATATTCTTCAATTACTGTCTAAGGACTTTATTTTACTCATCGCCTTGGCGAGTGGTATAGGCTTACCGCTGGTTTATTGGGGTGCTACAGAATGGCTTTCGGGCTTTGAGTATCAAACCAAAATTGGTGTGCTGTTCTTTGTTATACCAATAATCAGTGTGATCGTAGTGAGCCTGCTCATAATTTTTGGACAGACTTTCAAGACAGCCAAGTCAAATCCCATCAACTCATTACGTCAAGAATAG
- a CDS encoding ABC transporter permease, which translates to MLRNYFKTALRSLTKKKLFSFINIFGLAIGLAAFLIIYQFVSFERSFDKFHEKGDRIYRVRFDRIYADNHDKSAGLTAVTGPILAQEFPEVELYSKLHAADYMNNVISFDDKQFIQEGLFYADSSFFELFSFNFIHGDKKTALTPINSIVLSEEVAYNYFGKADVVGEFLNLANGWENQLYQVTGVFENLPPNTHFDFKALMSFENINQASQGRAGASGGWNAFPTYLLLSPEADLKEFNEKLTAFTQEFYAALIEGGVNPILQLQPLEDIYLTSNLRFEVGPLGDAKIVRILIGIASFILVLAYFNYINLSTSQALERGQEVGVRKVIGASRWNLFRQFLVESFVLNVIAIAIGFTLMQVSLPFFLPLLGKDIGSAPVLTNELGLLLAMLLTIGTLLSGFYPALVMSRMKALRVLKGFKAKSGLEALVKKGLVVLQFTILCFLLVGSLVVRSQISFMLNSDKGFDAEQVLVIKGPTAGANSIEKLNSFKNRLTNNKNVVQVSNSTNVPGAEISWVNNNVRLATSAPNEATSIPFLGIDHNFIENLSLEMIAGRNFDQDLVSDTANVMLSRAAAVNFGFTDPKEALDQLVFEGDSRYRVIGVVENYLQKSFKSDYDRIIYKYFPQADSYINLKLTGTDYATLIDSVESIFKESYPNSPFSYFFLDEFFDRQLKEDKAFGKIFNFFTLLGICISCLGLFGLASYAVSLRKKEIGIRKVLGAHSVSLVISVARNFVGLTVISILIAIPVAFYASDLWLNAYTFAISLKAYMFLIPVLIVIAITVFTTGGIAIKTANRNPIDALRQE; encoded by the coding sequence ATGCTACGGAATTATTTTAAAACTGCATTAAGGAGTCTGACCAAAAAAAAGCTATTCTCGTTTATTAATATTTTCGGGCTTGCGATCGGTTTAGCTGCGTTTTTAATCATTTATCAGTTTGTTTCTTTTGAAAGAAGCTTTGATAAGTTTCATGAAAAAGGAGACAGAATTTATCGTGTAAGGTTCGATAGAATTTATGCAGATAATCATGATAAAAGTGCTGGTTTAACGGCAGTTACTGGACCTATTTTAGCACAAGAATTTCCTGAAGTAGAGCTCTATTCCAAGTTACATGCCGCTGATTACATGAATAATGTGATATCGTTTGACGATAAGCAATTCATTCAGGAAGGGCTGTTTTATGCTGATAGTTCCTTTTTTGAACTTTTCTCATTCAACTTTATTCATGGTGATAAGAAAACCGCGCTAACACCAATTAATTCGATTGTTCTTTCGGAGGAAGTGGCTTACAACTATTTTGGAAAGGCAGATGTGGTAGGTGAATTTTTAAACCTTGCCAACGGTTGGGAAAACCAATTATATCAAGTCACTGGAGTTTTCGAAAATTTACCTCCTAACACACATTTTGATTTTAAGGCTTTAATGTCTTTCGAAAACATTAATCAAGCCTCTCAGGGTAGGGCTGGTGCTTCCGGTGGTTGGAATGCTTTTCCAACGTATCTTTTATTATCGCCAGAAGCTGATTTAAAAGAGTTTAATGAGAAGTTAACCGCCTTTACACAAGAATTTTATGCAGCTCTGATTGAGGGTGGTGTCAACCCTATCTTACAATTACAACCATTAGAAGACATTTACCTAACCTCTAATTTAAGGTTTGAAGTAGGTCCATTAGGTGATGCGAAAATTGTGCGAATTCTCATTGGGATTGCCTCATTTATCTTGGTATTAGCTTATTTCAACTATATCAATTTGTCTACATCTCAAGCACTTGAAAGAGGCCAGGAAGTTGGTGTTCGAAAAGTAATAGGGGCTAGTAGATGGAATCTTTTTAGGCAGTTTCTGGTAGAATCATTTGTACTAAATGTTATTGCCATTGCCATTGGGTTTACGCTCATGCAGGTCAGCCTACCATTCTTCCTTCCTCTTCTCGGTAAAGACATCGGTAGTGCTCCGGTTTTGACTAATGAATTGGGCTTATTGTTAGCCATGCTATTAACTATAGGCACGCTACTTTCTGGTTTTTATCCGGCATTAGTTATGTCCAGAATGAAGGCTTTAAGAGTGCTAAAAGGTTTTAAGGCAAAGTCTGGTTTAGAAGCTCTAGTCAAAAAAGGTCTTGTCGTATTGCAGTTTACCATACTATGTTTCCTTTTAGTTGGGAGCTTAGTGGTAAGAAGTCAAATCTCCTTTATGCTAAATTCTGATAAGGGTTTTGACGCGGAGCAGGTGCTAGTTATTAAAGGGCCAACTGCGGGTGCCAATTCTATCGAAAAGCTCAATTCTTTTAAGAATAGGCTAACCAATAATAAGAACGTAGTTCAAGTAAGTAATTCCACGAATGTACCAGGCGCTGAAATTAGCTGGGTAAATAACAATGTTCGTTTAGCTACCTCTGCACCTAATGAAGCTACTTCAATTCCATTTTTGGGGATCGACCATAATTTTATCGAGAATCTTTCTTTGGAAATGATAGCAGGTAGAAATTTTGATCAAGATTTAGTTTCTGACACTGCTAATGTTATGCTCAGTAGAGCAGCGGCTGTTAATTTCGGATTTACAGATCCAAAAGAGGCTTTAGATCAATTAGTTTTTGAAGGAGACAGTAGATATCGTGTCATTGGTGTAGTGGAGAATTATCTTCAGAAATCTTTTAAATCGGACTATGACAGAATCATCTATAAATACTTTCCTCAAGCTGACTCTTACATCAATTTAAAACTGACTGGGACCGATTATGCAACGCTAATAGATAGTGTAGAATCTATCTTTAAAGAATCATATCCAAATAGTCCATTCAGCTACTTTTTCTTAGACGAATTTTTTGATAGACAGCTTAAAGAAGATAAGGCCTTTGGAAAAATATTCAATTTTTTCACCCTTCTGGGAATCTGTATTTCGTGCTTAGGTTTGTTCGGCCTAGCATCTTATGCCGTTTCACTCCGAAAGAAAGAAATTGGAATCAGAAAAGTATTGGGTGCCCATTCAGTATCTCTAGTTATATCAGTGGCTCGGAATTTCGTTGGGCTTACTGTCATCTCCATTCTTATTGCTATACCAGTTGCGTTCTATGCCTCAGACCTTTGGTTGAACGCATACACATTTGCCATAAGCTTAAAGGCTTATATGTTTTTAATACCAGTATTAATTGTCATCGCTATAACAGTATTCACCACTGGTGGAATTGCGATTAAAACAGCAAATAGAAACCCAATTGACGCATTAAGACAAGAATAA
- a CDS encoding ABC transporter permease, translating into MLIKNIRLAIRQLSKNKVFSFVNVIGLALSMVACLLIYKYVGFERSFDQYHSGADNIYRIYRVEANEDPNDGVASVFSGMKIPLEEGLPEISHVARFASYDVIFQSFAFTNKNDDNQFVTYNVPKGFFADHDALQIIDLDWKEGSASTSSLENPNEMIISEKYAQLFFGDNPALGKVLYFKNLGVDFKVTGVFKDLPENTHMPFEILCSMKSLPTSWNIDNIYNWGNFYTYVKAIDGTSPEVLETKINDLFVGIEGAWFHDEGLTMKLQNIQDIHLTSHHSYEIQANGNKETVSFLSIIGVFIMVIAWVNYINLSSSKLVDRAKEVGIRKVMGGFKRQLVSQFLVESLTMNFIAIILSLTLLQLTRGFFQGLIGIPIDFFGSAALISTLGFIGLFTLGSVLFGLYPALLFSNQKVSVVLNGKSKVSKSGLLFRRGLTLFQYAIALILIVGTLAVKKQLSFMQNQSLGMNIDRTLVVKKPFMEMESRASSKAAFMNGVRQMSDVKGISASSEIPGYEISRMRWIALGPGADDKALYAKDVAIDEHFTDLYEIDILYGRSFEQGFADSASVVLSHQTAKELLGEENLADWIGKTIFYETIPYRLIGILNDISQESLKVNIKPHIYTKVNRDKFYSIKLNTDDMSEAVERVQTVFNSSFATSHFDYFFLDEYYDRQYKADRLFGQIFSFFAILAIVITSLGLFGLSLYNISQRSREIGIRKILGAPVKHIFYLLTREYVLLILLASIVAVPIGYFFVDKWLLNFSNHINISTSLLLLPIMLMFVLTLVTICYQVVKAIRTNPAETLRYE; encoded by the coding sequence ATGCTTATAAAAAACATACGATTAGCTATTCGACAACTATCGAAAAACAAGGTTTTTTCCTTTGTTAATGTTATTGGTTTGGCCCTTTCAATGGTCGCGTGCTTGTTGATTTACAAGTATGTTGGTTTTGAGAGGAGCTTCGATCAGTACCATTCGGGCGCTGATAATATCTACAGAATCTATAGGGTAGAGGCAAATGAAGATCCAAATGACGGAGTAGCCTCAGTTTTTTCTGGAATGAAGATTCCACTGGAAGAAGGACTACCAGAAATTTCTCATGTAGCGCGTTTTGCTAGTTATGATGTTATTTTTCAGTCATTTGCTTTCACAAATAAGAATGATGACAATCAGTTTGTAACATATAATGTTCCAAAGGGCTTTTTTGCTGATCATGATGCACTGCAAATCATAGACTTAGATTGGAAAGAGGGTTCGGCCTCCACCTCATCTTTAGAGAACCCAAATGAGATGATCATCTCTGAGAAATATGCTCAACTCTTTTTTGGGGATAATCCAGCATTGGGTAAAGTGCTTTATTTCAAGAATTTAGGAGTAGATTTTAAAGTAACAGGTGTCTTCAAAGATTTACCTGAAAATACGCATATGCCTTTCGAGATTTTATGTTCTATGAAATCTCTACCAACGAGTTGGAACATAGACAATATCTATAACTGGGGCAATTTCTATACCTATGTAAAAGCAATCGATGGTACGTCTCCTGAAGTTTTAGAGACTAAAATCAATGATTTATTTGTGGGGATAGAGGGCGCGTGGTTTCACGATGAAGGCTTAACAATGAAGTTGCAAAACATCCAGGATATCCATTTGACCTCACATCATTCCTATGAAATACAGGCGAACGGAAATAAAGAAACTGTCAGTTTTCTATCCATCATTGGTGTTTTCATTATGGTGATTGCATGGGTAAACTATATCAACCTAAGCAGTTCCAAATTAGTGGATAGAGCGAAGGAAGTAGGGATAAGAAAAGTAATGGGTGGTTTTAAAAGGCAGCTCGTGAGCCAATTCTTGGTGGAATCTTTGACCATGAATTTTATAGCGATCATACTTTCGTTGACCCTATTGCAACTAACTCGTGGTTTCTTCCAAGGGTTGATCGGCATACCGATTGACTTTTTTGGGTCAGCGGCATTGATATCCACCTTAGGGTTTATTGGCTTGTTTACACTTGGTTCTGTATTATTCGGTCTATATCCTGCGCTACTGTTTTCCAACCAAAAAGTATCAGTTGTATTGAACGGCAAAAGTAAGGTGAGTAAATCTGGTTTACTTTTCAGACGTGGGCTGACCCTTTTTCAATATGCCATAGCCTTGATCTTAATTGTAGGAACGTTAGCTGTTAAGAAGCAGCTTTCATTTATGCAAAATCAATCATTGGGCATGAATATCGATCGTACGCTGGTGGTTAAAAAGCCCTTTATGGAGATGGAGAGTAGGGCATCAAGTAAAGCGGCATTTATGAATGGCGTACGCCAAATGAGTGACGTAAAAGGTATAAGTGCATCTTCTGAAATTCCAGGTTATGAGATTTCTAGAATGCGTTGGATTGCGTTGGGCCCTGGTGCCGACGATAAAGCCCTTTATGCAAAGGATGTCGCTATTGATGAACACTTTACAGATTTATATGAGATAGATATCCTATATGGCCGAAGTTTTGAACAGGGCTTTGCAGATTCTGCTTCTGTAGTTTTAAGTCATCAAACTGCAAAAGAACTATTGGGAGAAGAAAATCTGGCTGATTGGATTGGAAAAACTATTTTTTATGAAACAATTCCTTATCGACTCATCGGGATCTTAAATGATATAAGCCAAGAGTCCCTCAAGGTGAATATCAAGCCACATATTTACACAAAAGTAAATCGAGATAAATTCTATTCGATAAAACTGAATACTGATGATATGAGTGAAGCAGTTGAAAGGGTACAGACAGTCTTTAACAGTAGCTTCGCGACTAGCCACTTCGATTACTTCTTCTTAGACGAATATTATGACAGACAATATAAGGCAGATCGACTTTTTGGTCAGATATTTTCATTCTTTGCCATATTGGCCATTGTAATCACATCATTAGGCTTATTTGGGCTGTCACTATACAATATAAGTCAAAGGTCTAGAGAAATAGGTATCAGAAAAATCTTAGGTGCACCAGTGAAGCATATCTTCTATTTGCTGACGAGAGAGTATGTATTACTCATATTGTTAGCGTCAATAGTGGCCGTTCCTATTGGCTATTTCTTTGTAGACAAATGGTTATTGAATTTTTCTAATCATATTAATATCTCTACAAGTTTACTGCTACTACCGATTATGTTGATGTTCGTTTTAACGCTCGTAACGATTTGTTATCAAGTGGTTAAAGCGATTCGCACAAATCCAGCAGAAACATTGCGATACGAATGA